acatcacaGATTAGTCAATGCTCTCACAATACATTGCAGACCATCTACATCTACGTTCTAAATAGAATGATGCAGAGATATATGCATCCTAGGTTTCTAAAAAATATAACGCCTATTAACCATTCTGAGTCTCAAAATACAATGCAGACCAATCCAGGGTCTCAAAATACAATGCAGACTAATCCAGGGTCTCAAAATACAATGCAGACCAATCCAGGGTCTCAAAATACAATGCAGACCAACCCAGGGTCTCAAAATACAATGCAGACTAATCCAGGGTACCAAAATACAATGCAGACCAATCCAGGGTCTCAAAATACAATGCAGACCAATCCAGGGTCTCAAAATACAATGCAGACCAATCCAGGGTTTCAAAATACAATGCAGACTAATCCAGGGTACCAAAATACAATGCAGACCAATCCAGGGTCTTAAAATACAATGCAGACTAATTCAGGGTTTCAAAATACAATGCAGACCCATCCAGGGTTTCAAAATACAATGCAGACTAATCCAGAGTCTTAAAATGCAATGCAAACTGATCCAGGGTTTCAAAAATACAATGCAGACCAATCCGGTCTTAAAATACAATGCAAACTAATCCAGTGTTTCACAATACAATGCATACTAATCCAGGGTTTCAAAATACAATGCATACTAATCCAGGGTTTCAAAATACAATGCAGACCAATCCAGGGTCTCAAAATACAACACAGACTAATCTAGGGTCTCAACATACCAACCAAAAATCAAGAGGCTCAAAAGTAATTGCTGAGCAAACCATGATCAAAAACTATAAAGAAAACCAATATCTGAGGAAAACTAATACAGAGACCACAAAAGATACTACAAAAACTTTATTAAGTTTACATGTTACAATGTCAAACTTAAATTCTTTCTTTCAACTTCAATTTGtagaatgcatgcatgcatacatacatacatacatacatacatacatacacacatacatacatacatacatacatacatacatacatgcatgcatgcatgcatgcatgcatgcatacatacatacatacatacatacatacatacatacatacatacatacatacacatacatacatacatacatacatacatacatacatacatacatacatacacatacatacatacatacatacatacatacatacatacatacatacatacatacacatacatacatacatacatacatacatacatacatacatacatacatacatatacatacatacatacgtacgtacgtacgtacgtacatacatacatacatacatacatacatacatacaaaccaCACCTTATAATTCTAACTATAAAAGTACAATTTAATGGTGATACCAGCCAGTACATCACACGATGCTACTATTAAATAGCCACAATAAATTTCACacaattctaaaaataacacGTCATGCCATATTTCAAATGATTCgataaaacacatacatataacacTATCTTTGCATTCttcataatgataataacaactTCATACCTACATGCCTAGTATTTTTGGTAAAGGTAGTAAGGATGATACTAGGTAAGTTAAATCAATGTGAATTCCTAGCTGGCATTAAGGTACTAGACaaagtgtacacattttttgtaTCTTTACAACCTTCCTCTCTATTTGATAACACAGTTCACAAACCTTAGACAACACACTTGAAACACTATAGATTTTAGACTATTctaccaaaaaaaaatatatatcacatcacattttaaGATGATTTGAAAGAGATGCATCATATGATAGTTGGATATAAAATACTTAAAATGGTGGAGATTGTGGTGCAAAACCACTGACAAGTGGAGAGAATTTGAGCTATTTCTCTAAGGTAGTGATTTACTAAACTACTCACTCTTACCTGTGGTGTGAACAAATTGCCAATATCACTTTTTTCCTCCAAAGAGGAAATTGTGTATGCTACAGTAAGTCTGGACACCTTGTCACAATGTTGATAAAATTATGGTAATGATTAAGCTACAGTTAGTAGGGCTGTGTTGGTACATTCAGGACACAAATGCAAATGCACTTTTGAATATACCAGCACTTTAATATTACCATCtaattataaatgtttgataCCTATTATAagataaaaacaacacaaagggaacaaaacaaaagacaaaaactAATGGCCAGTTCAACCTTGATTAATTATCATTGTCATAATAAAAAATGATTTCCATAAATTTGCAGATGATGTgaatgcacacatgcacgctCCACTGTCTTTCAAGTTTGAGTTCTGAACACATAGctaaacacaattttgtactCCTGCATGCCAATGCTCCGTGTGCATACACATTCTAACGTGTTGCTTAATCTCTCCAATATCTATAATGCAGGCCTATAGCCTACATCAATGGAACTTAACATACACTTGGTGAATAACACTGTATAAATGCTTTGCAACAGaagagaaacaaacaaattccACTCAAAAAGCTAGTTCATTAGTCAGTGCTAGTCAGACCATAGTGTATAAAGCACCTAGCTCATTAGTTAGAGCCCATGCTAACAAATGGACGACACAACATGCCAGCATATGTATAATTATTACAGgtcaaaatacataattttatgtttatttcattatcaaCTTATCGCTGTTTCATAAGTGctcaaataaatcattttctGTCAACACACATACTACGTACTTTCCTTTCTTGTTCACTATACATTTGGCCTAGAAATGAACTTTCGTCTAGCAGCCACTTTGAAAGTCACTGCTAGTGACACAGGAAGGATGCCCCTCCCTGACTTATTGCTGTTACTTGCATTCACACATCATGGTATTCTATCATACTATAATaatgacatgaaataattaaataattaaatatgtatatgtgacttaatgtttgggtttttttcgGTAAACTTGATAAAATGGCaattcttaaaaaaaaaatctaattgaACATCAGGTTTCAAAAGTAGATTTTTAGAGGTGCTTTAGTCTGGTAAAAAAGTACTATAAGCTTCTAACTTCTATTCTAAGTCTAACTCTTGCTAGACCGCGTATACTGTAGTTGGCTATTTCTAAGGCATGCCACAGTCATACTGTAATAATCAAGTACTTGGAACAAAGCATATTGAAGTTGCTCAGAAAACTTAAGATATAATCAAATTCTGTGAAACAACTATAAACTTACCAAATCTTCTACAGAATATACCCATGATTGCACTTTCTTCAACCACCCTCATGTCGCATAGTAATGCCATCTCCAAGCCACCAGCTACAGCATACCCTTGAATGGCACCTACGATAGGTTTGGAGAAAAACAACTTGCCTGGTCCCTGTAAAACAATAATCAGACAATAGAATACCGTCTTCAGTTACATTTTTATTGTAACAGGCAATAAGTCCCATTAGGTAAAATGTACCCAGAGTCCTCTGTCATTTTACCAAGTTTCCACACACCAATTGTGATTCTCTACTAGGTATATCTATGGCCaataaaatctacccgagttcccctgtcattttaccagggttctacaTCACAATTGTAGTACTAGCCTAGGTATAACAACCCATAGGCAATAAGTAGaggtaggtaaaatctacccgagttcccctgtcattttaccagggttctacaTCACAATTGTAGTACTAGCCTAGGTATAACAACCCATAGGCAATAAGTAGaggtaggtaaaatctacccgagttcccctgtcattttaccagggttctacaTCACAATTGTAGTACTAGCCTATGTATAACAATCTGCCTATGTCTGTTAACAaattcccaaaccttagcaaaaatgCTGAATTCATTCAAGgcaattttttacattttttaactGAGTATTATACAGCATGGAAAAATTGTACCAAACGAGTTCACACAAAATGaaactaaattttaaaaaatagaaaacaaaaagatatTTGATGACCATTCTTACCATTTGTGAATACTTTATTTTGAATTCAGGAGGGTAACTGGACACTTCTTTTAGATCCCATCCAGCACAGAAGCTATCTCCTAGAAGATTTTTATAACATGTAATGTGTTTTGAATAAGTGCTACTCAGTATACACTTTTAAAAGTTCACTACATTATTCTACGGCATTGAACTTTGTACAATAGCAGCCGAAGAAGGCTGAAAGATTTAGCCCCTAAATAAGACTCTGAGAGTGGAACTACTATATGATTCCAGAGCAAGGATATACAATACTTTCTGTTGTAATACATTTAGTGTTATGAAATTTGCTTTTTGAATTCAAAACTATACTTTAAAACTTGTTCAAGTATGCACTGTATTGAAATAAGCATAAGTTACACAGTTTGTTGGTGGTGCTACAGGACATACTGACGTTTAAGTTTGCAAAAAATAAACCCCCAACAACATGTTTATCACCCCAAAACACTTCTAAATTACAAGTATGGCAATCTATTGTACACTGTACCAGTCTTGCTGACCGTAACACTGTTCTGGACTGTAACACTGTTCTGTGAATATTGTTGCATAAAAACCTATTGAAAACGTAACAGGTTTTGTTGACTTTCACTGCAGTTGAGTTTGTATTCACTGTATGTAGGACCTATAccctgtacaaatgtatataagcctgagctacatgtacatgtgacgTCACTATGcagtcaaaaataaaaagtgtttTTGTTGAGGGCAGTAAGCAGgcaaaatctaccagggttgcccagtaattttaccagggttctgaaacaaaattatggtatgaTTGTATGGGAAGCCATGCAAGTTTTACCCCTTTCCCCCTTCCTGTTATTGGGGGCTCCCCACCTTAGCAAAAACTATGATTAATCTGTGCTGTGTGGAGCATAGGAGCATCCCTACTGTATAGTCAAACACAAAACAAGTCCATATAGACTGGACAGAGTAACTCCATGTTATACTCTTGGTCTTTTTTTCTTGGCCATCATTGATTGACAGAAGGGCTACAATAGTGTTCTCCTTGCACAATCAGATCAGCAATGGTAGTAGCTTATCTTTTCCAAAGTCACTAGGATTAATTTGGTTTTAAATTACCTTTTCCATGGAAGAAAGCTACTATGGCACTGGGATATTTTTTCTTACCTTTACCACAGAAAACAGCTATCACAACACTGGGATGGTTTTGGCTTACCTTGTCCATGGAAGATGACTACTAAAGGCAGTCAAAAGGATCTTTTATGCCTATTTTGAAAACCAGCACAAGTACAGAGACACTATAGGATCATTTTGGCTTTACCTTTTCCATGGAAACTGGCTACCAAAAGATGGGGGTCACTCTTGCTTACCTTTTTCATGGAAGAAAGTAACTATAGTACAAGGATCATTTTGGTTTACATTTTCCATGGAAAACTGGTACAAAATACTAAGACACTAGGATAATTTTGACTCGCCTACAAAGGCACTAGGATACCTTTGGTTTACTTTTTCCATAGAAGACAGCTATCATAGCACTGGGGTCAGTTTGACTTGCCTTTTCCATGAAAGGAATTACGATCCTTTTACTTATCTTTTCCATGGAAGACCGCGATCTACTTTAGGCACTAGGGTCATTTCAGCTTACCTTTTCCATGGAAGACAGCTACTAAGGCACTGGGATCATTTTCAAAGTCTTGAAAAGCTTCTAACAACTGAACCCCAGTCTCAATGTTTACTGCATTCCTAACTTCTGGTCTATTGAGTCCAATCAAAAGAACACTTCCTTGTTTCTCGATCACTACATTCTGTTTTCCTGTTAGAAGAATGATTATAGCCAAACaacaatgttatatatattttaccatgcacaagccatttagaacaaaaaatatggaataaatactctggtcattctatgtcacgacaacctgtgtctacgtcactggttctgctgtgttccaAATATGAGGAAAAATGTTCAAAagtaccattactttccccaattctTTGATTTTTctttactggcactggtatgattatgttattctccaatatttttcttcagaaaatacttgtgacctaagtgCTGTCACCCtttaggtcattcatattttccttggctgaacgaagaaaaatattggggaataatatctaactgCCTTGTGAGAAGTTTGGGTTATTCAATTTAGAATTCTGTAACATAGTAAAAATGTTATAGaatgtattttatgtaattCATGCCATGGATGGAGGgttaggtgggtgggtgggtgggtggggggagGTTTCCgatttcaacacacacacatgataaaTACATTTCTCTGTTATGTAGGTTACATACCAGTGCTGCCAAACGAAGTgcaaattcaaaaacaaaatttgcaCTGCACTGTGATTCAGGCCAGGGAAATACAATGAGATTCTACCTCCATGTTCACAACAGTGACCTTCGCGTCGCGTTGTTCATTGTTTTGGTACATGAAGCAGACGACAATAATTAACTTAGGACCCCTCAGGTTGATTGCACTGAactacaaatttacataatcataacAAGTTCGAAGAGAGTTGACACAGATTGCAACACCGGGTTGATGCTGTGATGACGGTTCGTGGGCAAGTGTGACTGTATTTCTGACAACGCTTCCTTCCAAAAGATTATTATTTGTCTCACCTGCAGAATCAGAAGATAGAAATCTCCCACAATACTTGTACCTGCATAATCTTGGCCAAACACTTCGGACATTTAAACTGCATCGATTCAGAAAAGCCGCCATTCTGGGTCACAATGAGGTCAACGATTGGAGTCCCTAACCTGACAGGATATTTAAATTGACCACACAACTTACTCAATATTtgaacacttttttttctttagtaTACTTTTCAATATTCGAGGAGTCCGATCAATTAAGAAAATAAATCTAAATTGGTTGTTTGGGGttcataaaaaatgacaaatatgagCCCACATTAACAGTTGTCATAACATTTGGTGACAATCTAGTTCTGTTAAGAACTGTTTCTTTGAAATTTTATTCTACAAACAAAAAGTATAATGAATTGTATAATAGCAGTAACACCAGCTGAGTTTACAAACTTTTTTACTCAagagaaaataattacataaaaccttgattaattAATTAGCAACTACAGTCACCACATTTTTTGTGATATGCAATTCGATGCTTTTGAAATTGAGTGGATAGACTCGATTAGTTTTCccaaaactattttctagtctctcaccCACAACTTGAATTCGTTTTCCTTttggatgttatcatttatttcttgtggggaataaatttcaattcaattcaaatcaattaagccattctattacatgtatgttaatgcATTCCTTCTACAACAAGATGTATAAGTtatagaacacacacacacttacacaatTTAAGTCATAGAACACACACACTTGTACAACAAACTAAGTCACAGAGCACACACACTTGTACAAACTAAGTCATAGAACACACACACTTGTACAAACTAAGTCATAGAACACACACACTTGTACAGACTAAGTCatagaacacacacacatacttgcACAAACTAAGTCATAGAACACACACACTTGCACAAACTAAGTCACAGAACACACTTGCACAACAAACTAAGTCAGAGCACACATACTTGCACAAACTAAGTCATAGAACACACACTTGCACAAACTAAGTCATAGAACACACTTGCACAACAAACTAAGTCATAGAGCACACACACTTGTACAAACTAAGTCATAgaacacacacacttacacaaaCTAAGTCACAGAACACACATACACTTGTACACACTATCATAGAACACATACACTTGTACACACTATCATAGCATTGATTCGATAAAATACCTTTCTAtcaaaaaacataaattttaatcacataaaatgtttataattatatcaataataaaTATCATTTCTCTCTGagacaatacaataaaatatcatcGGACTCTGTAAATATTCACAGGTAAATGtttaaaagtaaatacaatattgaaaaCCTGCCCATCAATACATAGATACCAGCAATTACTTGCACCGGTGCACTCATATATTCTAGTGGTCCTTACACTGCAGTGTAATACCGAAAGCATTATTTCATACACgcgtatgcaaattatatgcaaatgagtagtCATTCCTCAAGTGATTAAACCATTTACTCCCTTCTAACCAAAATGGTAAGGGCTCAAGTTTGAGtgtgggtttgattaaatttcccAAGTTGTAAATAAGAAGAGTTGTCTATCAGTTTGTCTCCACCAAATAAAATAGGCTTTCACCACACACACTGCAGTTTCCATCTGTATAACATTGCACTGGCTGTATTAACTGGAATGTCTTTTAGAAATTGCTTTGTTCGGTACACTaaattactcataatattgtacaccatgaaCAATACTGCATCACCTCagggtaaacatattttgtttagCTGTATACAagataaatcaaatcaagttGATTTTTGAGCTGCaccaaacagcgccctcaacgacggcattcatgatttcaacctgtttctgtactgcttatggataatatcaaccatcGATTAATATGTACACTGTCTAAtactggtattttaataattttcattgACAATTTTATGGTTGTCTGAGCAAAAACTAATAtcccagttacaactagtagaGTTTTAACATGGCAACAGACTCaaaccaagctttcactcaagatttaaactccCAAGTACATTTACTACCTACAGATGATATCGACTACTAATTAAGAGATGCatgcaatgtctttttataCGTAATTGACCAAtattcagtgaatatatatctttggttatttcatgaaaaaaagtGTCCCAGTTACAGTTACAACAACTTAAGACtgaataaaaattatcaataatGAGTACTAGATTACACTACATTGGATGTACTTCTGTTTTTAAGAAAAATGTCCTAGCAGTTTTGCACAGAATGAAGAATCATTTCTTTTACAATTTACACATGTACTACGTAATAATTTCTATGTTAAAACATGTGGGACGTTATCGATATCAACTTTCAAGAATTTGGTATAAATGCCGGAAGCATGCgtcatgacttcagaaaacactgacgaaGCCATGATAGATACCTGGTGAAGACATTTGGTGAGCTCTTAGTATTTCTTAGTGCAAAATGAACTTAACTTTACACACTTAGACTTGTTTGCATAGATGAGTTCCGTCATACTAATAATTTCTTGAGTTTGCTTAAAACTTAATCtcaaatatttgttatattttatttcagtcaTGTAATTTGCATCAGGTAAATTGCTGATTACagacacacattttgatatccttagtaaataacacaaaacaaaaatgacgATAGTAGTTCACAAAAATATTATGCGGTCTTTCCAGACTTGGCAGTTGAGAATATTCTGATAGACAAAGTACTGATCAATATCCATCATTAccataatgaatacatttttacatttttgcataAAAGTTTGTTAGTGTAGCGGAAGTTGC
This Glandiceps talaboti chromosome 13, keGlaTala1.1, whole genome shotgun sequence DNA region includes the following protein-coding sequences:
- the LOC144444670 gene encoding enoyl-CoA hydratase EchA19-like, whose translation is MAAFLNRCSLNVRSVWPRLCRYKYCGRFLSSDSAGKQNVVIEKQGSVLLIGLNRPEVRNAVNIETGVQLLEAFQDFENDPSALVAVFHGKGDSFCAGWDLKEVSSYPPEFKIKYSQMGPGKLFFSKPIVGAIQGYAVAGGLEMALLCDMRVVEESAIMGIFCRRFGVPLVDGGTVKLPALIGLSRALDLILTGRPVTAKEALEFGLANRVVQDGTALEEAIKLAKQLTQFPQKCMLADRKSTYHAVFDSNSFKDAMRFEHNNGAKVIAEESIQGAGSFVSGVGKSGSFKDFQSD